One stretch of Manis pentadactyla isolate mManPen7 chromosome 10, mManPen7.hap1, whole genome shotgun sequence DNA includes these proteins:
- the APOL5 gene encoding LOW QUALITY PROTEIN: apolipoprotein L5 (The sequence of the model RefSeq protein was modified relative to this genomic sequence to represent the inferred CDS: inserted 5 bases in 4 codons; substituted 2 bases at 2 genomic stop codons), producing the protein MCLRDVAAVPYYTLLNELIGCDQEPMPDGNPPELGKFSYIFPPRSMSWKEKCIKEHSSIADQVDATHRTLTKPSLASXVTSSLGLGLAPVTVGGSLVLSAAEQGLGVAAVLTNISTSVPENRGSLAARDRASQLVPILVTWRTKVLESXGPPALGFCXVCYXVCQGPPQHHAYQMAKVSSGFMVEVKTFIATGHVCLWRARGVQRAIASPALALANCACVMGAAGAGIXLLQNQRHLEKGVRVEXAEELRAPAKESEWQVPAHPAL; encoded by the exons ATGTGCCTCAGGGATGTGGCTGCTGTGCCCTACTATACCCTGCTCAACGAGCTGATAGGATGTGACCAAGAGCCCATGCCAGATGGAAATCCACCAGAGTTGGGAAAATTCTCTTACATTTTCCCGCCCAGAAGCATGAGCTGGAAAGAAAAGTGTATCAAGGAACACAGTTCTATTGCAGATCAAGTTGATGCAACCCACAGGACGCTCACCAAGCCGAGCCTGGCGTC GGTCACGAGCAGCCTGGGGTTGGGCCTGGCACCTGTGACAGTAGGTGGGAGTCTGGTGCTCTCAGCAGCTGAGCAGGGCCTGGGGGTGGCAGCCGTTCTCACCAACATCTCGACAAGTGTCCCAGAAAACAGAGGCAGTTTGGCAGCAAGAGACAGAGCTAGCCAACTGGTGCCTATTCTGGTGACTTGGAGGACAAAGGTCTTGGAGTCCTGAGGTCCTCCAGCGTTGGGGTTCT TCGTGTGTTACTAGGTGTGCCAGGGTCCTCCACAGCATCATGCCTACCAGATGGCCAAAGTCAGTTCTGGCTTCATGGTTGAGGTCAAGACTTTCATAGCAACAGGCCATGTCTGCTTATGGAGGGCCAGAGGGGTGCAGAGAGCCATTGCGAGCCCAGCTCTGGCCTTGGCCAACTGTGCCTGTGTAATGGGTGCTGCTGGGGCTGGCA TACTCCTGCAAAACCAGAGGCACCTGGAGAAGGGGGTGAGGGTGG AGGCCGAGGAACTGAGGGCACCTGCCAAGGAGTCGGAGTGGCAGGTCCCAGCTCACCCAGCTCTGTAG